In Methanobrevibacter sp., the DNA window ATCCTCCAGCCATTCCCTTGTCTATAACTAAAGTCTTTGAGTTTTGCCTGCCTGCATACATCCCTGCAGTCAATCCTGCCGGACCTGCTCCGATGATTATAATGTCATAATTCTCCATATCAACACCATTATGATTTAATTGATAAAAATTATTTAATTTATAAAAAAATAATTAAAAAGAATCAAAATCATAAAAGATTTTGAATCTCTTCTCTAACAATTTTATTTACTAAACTACCATCTGCCTTTCCTTTAAGCTTCTTCATACTCATTCCCATTAAAGGACCCATAGCCCCCATTTGACGTTCCTTGATCATGGATTCATTTTGAATAGCTATCTCATGAATGATGTCCCTGACTTCATCTTCACTTAAAAGAGTCAGATTAGCCTCTTCAGCAACAATGTCAACATCCTCATCTGGATTTTTGCTGACTGCAATCATCAGGTCCTTTATTGCATCCTTGGATATCTTTCCATCTTCAAGAAGTGAGAATATTTCAACTAACTTATCTTCAGTGAATATGGAAACATCAATTCTTTCTCTCTTTAAGTCCCTTAAGTCAGATACAAGTACGGAAGCTACGGTAGTTGGATCTACTTTAACTTTAGATAACAATGATTCGAAAGTGTCTCCTAAAAGTCTTCTGACTATTTGGTTTGCCAAGTCTTCAGATAACTTATATTCAGCCTTGATTCTTTCCTTTTTAGCGTCTGGAAGCTCTGGAAGGTTGTTTTTAATAGGTTCGACCATATCATCAGTGATTTGGAATAAAGGAATATCTGTTTCAAGATACATCCTGTTTGCAGTAGGAAGCGGCCTCATATATTCTGTGTTTCCATCATCCAAAGCTTTTCTTGTTTCCTCTACAACACCATCAAATGCCATCTCAGCTCTTCTGATTACCTCATTCAATGCATTTACTGCAATATCCTCATCATGAGCCACAATAATAATTGCATCTTCAGGGTTGATTTTTAAATAATCTTTCATTGCATCGACTTCTTCAGCACAGATACCATATGCAGGAAGCTCATCAGTGTGGAAAAGACCGGAAACACCCATCTTCTTGGCATAGCTTGACAATTCAGTACCGAATCTTCTTCCTGGCTGAATCTCCTTTCCGATGAGTCCGTCAAATCCTCTCAATATTATACCTTTAATGCAATTTGCCTTTGACAATATCTTTGAGGAAGTGTCCTTGAATACTTCATCAAGGTCGTAAATGGTGTCTTCAACACTTGCATTCCTTTTGATCAATT includes these proteins:
- the gatE gene encoding Glu-tRNA(Gln) amidotransferase subunit GatE; translated protein: MAKNKSKKASKGKKNNKSETPKIERNWEELGLMMGLEIHQQLNTKHKLFCPCSTELTDDEFDDGIIRNLRPTQSELGQIDRAALQESLRHMTFKYESFNDHTCLVETDDEPPHALNREALDICITIASLLNMKMVDEFHTMRKQVIDGSNTGGFQRTGLAATDGYLDTPYGRVAIESLGLEEDAARRIDSDDEFTQFRLDRLGIPLAEITTDPSMHHPEQIKEVAYMIGQVLRSTNVKRGLGTIRQDVNISITSGARVEIKGVQDLDLMPEIVEREVQRQLALADIKDELIKRNASVEDTIYDLDEVFKDTSSKILSKANCIKGIILRGFDGLIGKEIQPGRRFGTELSSYAKKMGVSGLFHTDELPAYGICAEEVDAMKDYLKINPEDAIIIVAHDEDIAVNALNEVIRRAEMAFDGVVEETRKALDDGNTEYMRPLPTANRMYLETDIPLFQITDDMVEPIKNNLPELPDAKKERIKAEYKLSEDLANQIVRRLLGDTFESLLSKVKVDPTTVASVLVSDLRDLKRERIDVSIFTEDKLVEIFSLLEDGKISKDAIKDLMIAVSKNPDEDVDIVAEEANLTLLSEDEVRDIIHEIAIQNESMIKERQMGAMGPLMGMSMKKLKGKADGSLVNKIVREEIQNLL